One window of Rasiella rasia genomic DNA carries:
- a CDS encoding polysaccharide biosynthesis/export family protein — MNIKYLLFLLVIVLGFTSCISTKQLVYLQEDETAVDSLYALRKKPDPYRVQVNDLLSIRGKAIDPAGVATFNPIGDANPNATGEERLYYDGFVVDPHGNIRIPELGEVPVLGLTVNEIREKIEKQLLETTFTERSELFLTVKLAGIRYTINGEIGGAGSNIIYRDAVTIMEAIANSGDITLTGDRTNVVVIRQFPAGQKVGHIDLTQISAMNSPYYWVQPNDLILINPLPQKALGTGTTGLQSFTTILTVFTALVTTVLLFTRL, encoded by the coding sequence ATGAACATTAAATACCTGTTATTTTTATTGGTGATTGTCTTAGGCTTTACGTCCTGTATTTCTACAAAGCAATTGGTGTACCTTCAGGAAGACGAGACGGCTGTAGACAGTCTGTATGCCTTGCGGAAAAAACCTGATCCTTATCGTGTACAAGTAAACGATCTCTTAAGTATTAGAGGAAAAGCCATAGATCCAGCTGGTGTTGCTACGTTTAATCCTATAGGAGATGCTAATCCAAATGCTACAGGAGAAGAGCGTCTGTATTACGATGGTTTTGTAGTAGACCCTCACGGAAATATTAGAATTCCAGAATTAGGTGAAGTACCTGTTTTAGGACTTACGGTGAATGAAATACGTGAAAAAATTGAAAAACAATTATTAGAAACAACGTTTACCGAGCGTAGTGAGTTATTCTTAACGGTGAAATTAGCAGGTATTCGGTATACTATTAACGGAGAAATAGGAGGAGCAGGTTCTAACATTATTTACAGAGATGCTGTTACAATCATGGAAGCGATTGCCAACAGTGGTGATATTACTCTAACAGGAGATAGAACTAATGTTGTTGTAATTAGGCAGTTTCCTGCTGGGCAGAAAGTTGGGCATATAGACCTAACGCAAATTTCGGCAATGAATTCACCGTACTATTGGGTGCAGCCCAATGATTTAATTTTGATAAATCCGTTGCCACAAAAAGCTCTTGGTACGGGTACTACAGGTTTGCAATCTTTCACAACAATACTCACAGTATTTACTGCATTGGTAACTACAGTATTATTATTTACAAGATTATAA
- a CDS encoding sugar transferase — protein sequence MLTSKQKNSKRIFDVTLSILVLPFAIIPLLLLLSISTVVLRRNGLFVQKRIGQYGKPFKLYKIRSLKGANHADIVAIKNSETAYGAWLRSTKLDELPQLFNVLIGTMSWVGPRPDIPGYADLLEGEDRKILELKPGITGPATLKYKNEDQLLLLQKNPLQYNDTVIWPDKVAINKAYSEQWSLQKDISYISKSIFS from the coding sequence ATGCTTACATCTAAGCAAAAAAATAGCAAACGTATTTTTGACGTAACTCTTTCAATTCTTGTGCTTCCTTTTGCTATAATTCCGTTACTTTTGCTGCTTAGTATTTCAACAGTAGTATTGCGTAGAAATGGGCTTTTCGTTCAAAAGCGCATTGGTCAATACGGAAAGCCGTTTAAACTCTATAAAATTCGCTCTTTAAAAGGTGCTAATCATGCTGATATTGTAGCTATTAAGAACAGTGAAACTGCATATGGCGCATGGTTGCGAAGTACAAAATTAGACGAGTTGCCTCAATTGTTTAACGTTCTTATAGGAACGATGAGTTGGGTAGGTCCAAGACCAGATATTCCTGGTTATGCCGATTTGTTAGAAGGTGAGGACAGAAAGATTTTGGAGTTAAAACCGGGAATTACAGGGCCAGCTACATTGAAATATAAAAATGAAGACCAACTGTTACTGCTCCAAAAAAATCCGTTACAGTATAACGATACGGTAATTTGGCCAGATAAGGTTGCTATTAACAAAGCATACAGTGAGCAATGGAGCTTACAAAAAGACATCTCTTATATTTCAAAATCAATTTTTTCTTGA
- a CDS encoding SDR family oxidoreductase, translating into MYTTQYHKESLANFSFLVTGGAGFIGSNIVEYLLKFNAKKVRVLDNFATGFRENLKQFEGNPALELLEGDIRDVAVCKKAMQGIDYVSHQAALGSVPRSINDPATSNEVNVSGFLNMLIAQNESASVKRLVYAASSSTYGDSKNLPKVEATIGKPLSPYAVTKLVNELYADVFYKTYGTATIGLRYFNVFGPKQSPTGAYAAVIPLFMQALKDGKAPTMNGDGEQTRDFTFVENAVQANIKALFAPEDAVNEVYNVAFGERISLNTLWEDLQAISKTNMAAIYGPPRKGDVKDSLANIDKANRLLDYSPKFSVKDGLAITWEGF; encoded by the coding sequence GTGTACACTACTCAATACCATAAAGAATCGTTAGCTAATTTTTCTTTTCTCGTAACTGGAGGAGCTGGATTTATTGGTTCTAATATAGTAGAATATCTGCTGAAATTTAACGCAAAAAAAGTACGCGTACTCGATAATTTTGCCACTGGCTTTCGTGAAAACTTGAAACAATTTGAAGGTAATCCAGCTCTTGAATTGCTAGAAGGAGATATACGTGATGTTGCCGTTTGTAAAAAAGCCATGCAGGGAATCGACTATGTTTCACATCAGGCGGCGTTAGGAAGTGTGCCTAGAAGTATAAACGATCCAGCTACCTCAAACGAAGTAAATGTTTCTGGATTTTTAAATATGCTTATCGCTCAAAACGAGAGCGCTTCGGTAAAAAGATTGGTGTATGCTGCTAGCAGTAGCACCTACGGAGATAGTAAAAATTTACCTAAGGTTGAAGCGACTATAGGGAAACCACTTTCGCCATACGCGGTCACCAAATTGGTAAACGAACTATACGCAGATGTTTTTTATAAAACCTACGGCACTGCAACTATAGGCTTACGTTATTTTAACGTGTTTGGACCTAAACAAAGTCCAACAGGAGCGTATGCAGCTGTAATACCTTTATTTATGCAAGCCTTAAAAGACGGTAAGGCGCCAACCATGAATGGTGATGGAGAACAAACAAGAGATTTTACTTTTGTAGAAAACGCTGTGCAAGCAAACATAAAAGCTTTGTTCGCACCAGAAGACGCCGTAAATGAAGTTTATAATGTGGCATTTGGCGAACGTATTAGTCTAAACACCCTTTGGGAAGATTTACAAGCAATTTCTAAAACGAATATGGCTGCCATTTATGGGCCACCTAGAAAAGGAGATGTAAAAGATTCGCTAGCAAATATCGATAAAGCGAATCGTTTGCTTGATTACAGTCCTAAGTTTTCGGTGAAAGATGGCTTGGCAATTACTTGGGAAGGATTTTAG
- a CDS encoding nucleotide sugar dehydrogenase, with translation MHINGSARGKMMKEKSTIAIIGLGYVGLPLAVAFAEKYKVIGFDINERRVAELKSGKDHTLEVSDNQLAEVLQENPAKGLVVTTSAEDMKAATVFIVTVPTPTNKYNQPVLTPLIKASETIGKLLKEGDVVIYESTVYPGVTEEICVPILEAESKMVFNTDFFAGYSPERINPGDKKHTVTQILKVTSGSTPEIAAEIDALYASVITAGTHLAPSIKVAEAAKVIENSQRDINIAFVNELSKIFRLLDIDTQAVLEAAATKWNFIKFTPGLVGGHCIGVDPYYLAQKAQEEGYNPEIILAGRRMNDGMGNYVAQEIIKLMIQKECKVKNGHVLLMGITFKENCPDIRNSKVIDVIEELRKYNLNIDVYDPWANVTEVYNEFGLHLLTDESQLKQNYEAVVLAVGHNEFSTFPLENHLASPSVVFDVKGFLPKDKVDGCL, from the coding sequence ATGCACATAAATGGAAGTGCAAGAGGAAAAATGATGAAAGAAAAATCAACTATTGCAATTATTGGATTAGGCTATGTAGGCTTACCATTGGCTGTGGCTTTTGCCGAAAAATATAAAGTCATTGGTTTTGATATTAATGAACGTCGCGTAGCCGAGTTAAAATCGGGTAAAGACCATACACTTGAAGTTTCAGACAACCAATTGGCTGAAGTGCTACAGGAAAACCCTGCTAAAGGACTTGTAGTTACAACATCGGCAGAAGACATGAAAGCTGCAACAGTGTTTATTGTAACCGTACCAACACCAACCAATAAATACAACCAGCCTGTGCTAACTCCACTTATTAAGGCAAGTGAGACTATTGGGAAGTTATTAAAAGAAGGAGATGTTGTTATTTACGAATCTACCGTATACCCAGGGGTTACAGAAGAAATTTGTGTCCCAATTTTAGAGGCAGAATCTAAAATGGTGTTTAATACAGACTTTTTTGCAGGGTACTCACCAGAACGAATTAATCCTGGAGATAAAAAACATACAGTAACTCAAATTTTAAAAGTCACCTCGGGTTCTACGCCAGAGATTGCAGCAGAAATAGATGCCCTATATGCATCTGTTATTACCGCAGGGACTCACTTGGCACCAAGTATAAAAGTTGCGGAAGCTGCCAAGGTGATTGAAAACTCTCAGCGTGATATAAACATTGCCTTTGTAAACGAGCTGTCCAAGATATTTAGATTGCTGGATATTGATACGCAGGCCGTTTTAGAAGCGGCAGCTACCAAATGGAACTTTATTAAATTCACCCCAGGTTTGGTAGGTGGTCACTGTATAGGTGTAGACCCATATTATTTAGCACAGAAAGCTCAAGAAGAAGGATACAACCCTGAGATTATTCTAGCAGGACGACGTATGAATGATGGAATGGGAAACTATGTAGCACAAGAAATCATTAAATTAATGATTCAGAAAGAATGTAAAGTTAAGAACGGGCATGTGTTGCTAATGGGAATTACTTTTAAAGAGAATTGTCCAGACATTAGAAATAGCAAGGTAATTGACGTAATTGAAGAGCTTAGAAAGTACAATTTAAATATAGATGTTTACGACCCCTGGGCAAATGTTACCGAAGTATATAACGAATTTGGATTGCATTTACTTACAGACGAATCGCAACTAAAGCAAAATTATGAAGCTGTTGTATTGGCGGTTGGTCATAATGAGTTTTCAACGTTTCCTTTAGAGAATCATTTAGCTTCACCCTCTGTAGTATTTGACGTAAAGGGCTTTCTTCCCAAAGATAAAGTAGACGGATGTCTGTAA
- a CDS encoding polysaccharide biosynthesis tyrosine autokinase, whose amino-acid sequence MSEDFNINDVQINFDFKGFLYKLLSYWPLFLISLAIGFGIAYYINVRKLPSYRLDTLVTIKDDQNPFFTTTTSLTFNWGGTTDKVNTSVITLRSRSHNEKVVDRLQYYLNYKREGKYQLVDAYKQTPFTIEVDTAKEQLLGQKFKIVFKDSVNFVLSTEIENEGNKVFQLYNATKEKTRRFVASGTVEQDYKIGEKINTPLFSGTVLPNQEIPVVPGKNFYFNFSNFDGAVKGYTNIQVNSAGQGSSVLTLSLAGRNKARIVDYLNTSVEVLSEDMLKRKNLFATKTIRFIDSSLGVKSKELKEVEKELNDFKDKNAVIDLNTEGADIKAKLNNFDLRKENVERELNYYNTLENYLQTRKDYRDVPAPSVAGISEASIVSGVGQIVQLAQRRSTLEYSYKEGATPLLDIDRQIDAVKRILIENITSTKGLKNQEIRTINSEIASLEYQMRKLPKEQQDLLKIERRYSLNEGVYNLFLAKKSEADLVKAANVSDVQVIDIAKDTGGGQIGPNTQLNYVMAALFGLLIPFVFVFLRVFFDTKIHHLQDIQRQSKIPVLGVIGKSRLDSNLAVLTKPKSAIAEAFRALRSGLQFLYRKQGLDGCKTVLVTSSVSGEGKTFTSINIASVFALSQKKTILVGLDLRKPKIFGDFNINNSVGVVNYLVNDATVDTIIQSTKIENLDIITSGPIPPNPSELLMSERMDSLILELKKSYDYIILDTPPMGLVADSLELLSYADATIYMVRQNYTRKRMLGMINEKYKRGEVKNISFVLNYYQEKAKYGYGYGYGYGYGYGYGYGGYGKYGNGYHEEEKKDSYLKRMTNIFRKRRK is encoded by the coding sequence ATGAGTGAAGATTTCAATATAAATGACGTACAGATTAACTTCGACTTTAAAGGGTTTTTATATAAGCTTTTAAGTTATTGGCCGCTGTTTTTGATTTCGTTAGCTATTGGCTTTGGTATTGCTTATTACATTAATGTTAGAAAACTTCCTTCATATCGATTGGATACGTTGGTAACTATAAAAGATGATCAAAATCCATTTTTTACAACCACCACTAGCTTAACCTTTAATTGGGGAGGTACAACAGATAAAGTTAACACCTCTGTAATAACCTTGCGTTCTCGCTCGCATAACGAGAAGGTAGTAGATAGACTCCAATATTATTTAAACTATAAAAGAGAAGGTAAGTATCAGCTTGTTGACGCGTACAAACAGACACCTTTTACTATTGAAGTGGATACTGCTAAGGAGCAATTATTGGGTCAAAAATTTAAGATAGTTTTTAAAGATTCGGTGAATTTTGTGCTTTCTACTGAAATTGAAAATGAAGGTAACAAAGTATTTCAGTTGTATAATGCCACTAAAGAAAAAACAAGACGATTTGTTGCCAGTGGAACTGTAGAGCAGGACTACAAGATTGGTGAGAAAATCAATACGCCGCTATTTAGTGGTACCGTTTTACCAAATCAAGAAATTCCTGTAGTTCCGGGTAAGAACTTTTATTTTAATTTTTCAAATTTTGATGGTGCGGTAAAGGGGTATACCAATATTCAGGTAAACTCAGCGGGCCAAGGCTCTTCTGTTTTAACGTTAAGTCTTGCAGGAAGGAATAAAGCACGTATTGTAGATTATCTTAATACTTCGGTAGAGGTGCTAAGTGAAGATATGTTGAAACGCAAAAATCTTTTCGCCACAAAAACCATTCGTTTTATTGATAGTAGCTTAGGTGTAAAATCGAAGGAGTTAAAAGAAGTAGAAAAAGAACTCAACGACTTTAAAGACAAGAATGCAGTTATTGACTTAAATACTGAAGGTGCCGATATTAAGGCGAAGCTTAACAATTTCGATTTACGAAAAGAAAATGTTGAACGAGAGTTAAATTACTACAATACCTTAGAAAACTACTTACAAACCCGAAAAGATTATCGTGATGTTCCGGCTCCATCAGTTGCTGGAATTTCTGAAGCGAGTATTGTTTCAGGTGTTGGTCAAATTGTGCAATTGGCACAGCGTAGAAGTACCTTAGAATATTCATACAAAGAAGGGGCTACGCCCTTGCTTGATATAGATAGACAGATTGATGCCGTAAAGCGAATCTTAATTGAAAATATTACGTCTACTAAAGGCTTAAAAAATCAAGAAATACGAACCATTAATAGCGAAATAGCATCTTTAGAATACCAGATGCGAAAACTTCCTAAAGAGCAACAAGACCTTCTTAAAATTGAACGTCGTTATAGTTTAAACGAAGGGGTATATAACTTGTTTCTCGCTAAGAAAAGTGAAGCAGATTTGGTGAAAGCGGCAAATGTAAGCGATGTTCAGGTAATCGATATTGCAAAAGATACTGGAGGCGGGCAAATAGGACCTAATACACAACTTAATTATGTAATGGCGGCATTGTTTGGTCTGTTAATTCCATTTGTGTTCGTGTTTTTACGTGTGTTCTTCGATACAAAAATTCATCACCTTCAAGATATTCAACGGCAATCAAAAATACCCGTGCTTGGTGTCATTGGGAAAAGCCGATTAGACTCTAATTTAGCGGTACTCACAAAACCAAAATCTGCGATTGCAGAGGCATTTAGAGCGCTGCGTTCAGGACTTCAATTCTTGTATAGAAAACAAGGCTTAGATGGCTGTAAAACAGTGTTGGTGACCTCTTCGGTTAGTGGCGAAGGAAAAACATTCACCTCTATCAATATAGCTTCCGTATTTGCACTTAGTCAGAAGAAAACAATTTTAGTAGGGCTTGATCTTCGGAAACCTAAAATATTTGGAGATTTCAATATTAACAATAGCGTAGGTGTTGTGAATTACCTAGTAAATGATGCTACTGTAGACACTATTATTCAATCTACTAAAATAGAGAATCTAGACATTATTACTTCTGGTCCCATTCCTCCAAACCCTTCAGAATTATTGATGAGCGAACGTATGGATTCGTTGATTTTAGAATTGAAGAAATCGTACGACTATATTATACTAGATACGCCGCCAATGGGGTTAGTGGCAGATTCTTTAGAGTTGCTTAGCTACGCAGATGCAACAATTTATATGGTTCGCCAGAATTATACGCGAAAACGAATGCTGGGTATGATTAATGAAAAATACAAGCGAGGCGAGGTAAAAAACATAAGCTTTGTATTAAACTACTATCAAGAGAAGGCTAAATACGGCTACGGCTACGGCTACGGCTACGGTTATGGGTATGGCTATGGTTATGGCGGTTACGGGAAGTATGGCAATGGGTATCATGAAGAAGAAAAGAAAGACAGCTACCTTAAACGCATGACGAATATATTCCGCAAAAGGCGAAAATAA
- a CDS encoding LegC family aminotransferase: MYSNLVSFVQNEFGTTDFIPLHEPRFVGNEKKYVADAIDSTFVSSVGAYVNRFEEDFAKNTQQSYAVATVNGTAALHIAMLLAGVEKDTEVLTQALTFVATCNAISYLGAVPHFVDVDRTTLGMCPVKLASHLESVAEMRNGTCYNKITNRKISACVPMHTFGHIGAIESLVQVCNTYGIPLVEDAAEALGSYKNGKHAGSFGAVAAFSFNGNKVITAGGGGAITTNDETLAKRAKHLTTTAKIPHKYKYEHDAIGYNYRMPNLNAALLVAQLEQLPLFLKKKRALAERYEAFCTKERLQFIEEPKNTQSNYWLMALLLDSENQRDEFLEYTNTHGVMTRPIWQLMNRLPMFADCPSALLEDSEFLEARVVNIPSSVIL, encoded by the coding sequence ATGTATAGCAACCTGGTCTCTTTTGTTCAAAATGAATTTGGTACAACAGACTTTATTCCGTTACATGAACCTCGGTTTGTAGGAAATGAAAAAAAGTATGTAGCAGATGCCATAGACTCTACCTTTGTGTCTTCTGTAGGCGCTTATGTAAACCGGTTTGAAGAGGATTTTGCGAAAAACACCCAACAATCGTATGCGGTGGCAACCGTTAACGGTACAGCTGCTCTGCACATTGCCATGCTTTTAGCTGGCGTAGAAAAAGACACCGAGGTATTAACGCAAGCGCTCACTTTTGTTGCTACGTGTAATGCAATTTCGTACCTGGGTGCCGTTCCGCATTTTGTAGATGTAGACAGAACTACTTTGGGGATGTGCCCCGTAAAACTGGCATCGCATCTAGAATCTGTAGCCGAAATGCGAAATGGTACTTGTTATAATAAAATTACCAACCGCAAGATATCGGCTTGTGTGCCTATGCATACCTTTGGCCATATAGGGGCAATAGAATCTCTGGTGCAGGTGTGTAATACCTATGGTATACCCTTGGTTGAAGATGCCGCAGAAGCCTTAGGTAGCTATAAAAATGGCAAGCATGCTGGCAGCTTTGGTGCTGTAGCCGCTTTCAGTTTTAACGGGAACAAAGTAATCACGGCAGGCGGAGGAGGTGCCATTACCACGAATGATGAAACCTTGGCTAAAAGAGCAAAGCACCTTACTACAACGGCTAAAATTCCGCATAAATACAAATACGAACACGATGCCATAGGGTACAACTACCGTATGCCAAATCTTAACGCGGCGCTTTTAGTGGCGCAATTAGAGCAATTACCATTGTTCTTGAAGAAAAAACGAGCTTTAGCAGAAAGATATGAGGCATTTTGTACCAAGGAAAGGTTACAGTTTATTGAAGAGCCAAAGAATACACAGTCTAATTACTGGCTTATGGCGTTATTGTTAGATAGCGAAAATCAGCGTGATGAATTTTTAGAATACACTAATACACATGGTGTTATGACACGACCTATCTGGCAACTCATGAATCGGTTACCCATGTTTGCAGATTGTCCAAGTGCTTTACTGGAAGATTCTGAATTTCTTGAGGCTCGGGTGGTGAATATTCCGAGTAGTGTAATTTTGTAG
- a CDS encoding ABC transporter ATP-binding protein codes for MEKVILKAENISKQYRLGVVGTGTVKHDFNRFLARILGKPDPYLKVGAENDRSAKATGNYVWALQDINFELKRGEVLGIIGKNGAGKSTLLKILSRVTAPTTGVIKTRGRIASLLEVGTGFHPELTGLENIYLNGAILGMTKAEIKRKEEEIIEFSGCQMYIDTPVKRYSSGMRVRLAFAVAAHLEPDILVVDEVLAVGDVDFQKKAIGKMQEISEGDGRTVLFVSHNMAAVKNLCTRGIVLENGKSIYEGNANDAVEYYLKNAFQLSKTHILERTDRKGNKKLQIESIQIENNRDVEVSELYSGESYAMKFYYTQYKPVEAGQLTLVVQFRNQKDELACTIGTDEMGIRFSEISKSGYFQISIPKLQFREGEYTISYMISEKLSQNSKHNVIDNLQNARTMSVMKSDYWKSGVFNRPNGFIQEASIELIKK; via the coding sequence ATGGAAAAGGTAATTTTAAAAGCTGAAAATATTAGCAAACAATACCGTTTGGGTGTTGTTGGTACCGGTACTGTAAAACACGATTTCAATAGGTTTCTTGCGAGAATACTAGGCAAGCCTGACCCTTATCTTAAAGTAGGGGCTGAAAACGATAGAAGCGCCAAAGCCACTGGAAACTATGTTTGGGCGTTACAAGACATTAATTTTGAATTAAAGAGAGGTGAAGTATTAGGGATTATTGGAAAAAATGGTGCGGGAAAATCTACGCTCTTAAAAATATTGAGTCGCGTTACTGCGCCTACAACAGGAGTAATTAAAACCCGAGGTAGAATTGCCTCATTATTAGAAGTGGGTACTGGTTTTCATCCAGAACTTACGGGCCTAGAGAATATTTACTTAAACGGTGCTATACTTGGAATGACCAAGGCAGAAATAAAGCGCAAGGAAGAAGAGATTATCGAGTTTTCTGGCTGCCAAATGTATATAGATACTCCAGTGAAACGATATAGTAGTGGGATGCGCGTACGCTTGGCGTTTGCGGTGGCAGCACATTTAGAGCCTGATATTCTGGTAGTAGACGAGGTTTTAGCGGTTGGCGATGTAGACTTTCAGAAAAAAGCCATTGGCAAAATGCAGGAGATTAGCGAGGGAGATGGTAGAACAGTTTTGTTTGTAAGTCATAATATGGCGGCAGTTAAAAACTTATGTACCCGTGGGATTGTACTTGAAAATGGTAAATCTATTTACGAAGGAAATGCGAATGATGCGGTAGAGTATTATTTAAAAAATGCCTTTCAACTTAGTAAAACACACATTCTTGAGCGAACAGATAGAAAGGGAAATAAAAAATTGCAAATAGAATCGATACAAATTGAGAATAATCGAGATGTTGAAGTATCCGAATTGTACTCTGGAGAATCGTATGCAATGAAATTTTATTATACTCAATATAAGCCTGTTGAAGCAGGTCAACTCACACTTGTAGTTCAATTTCGAAATCAAAAAGATGAACTTGCATGCACTATTGGTACAGACGAGATGGGAATTCGTTTTTCTGAAATTTCAAAATCAGGGTATTTTCAGATAAGCATACCTAAACTGCAGTTCAGAGAAGGAGAGTATACTATTAGTTATATGATTAGTGAAAAGCTTTCGCAGAATTCAAAACACAATGTAATAGATAATCTTCAAAACGCAAGAACCATGTCAGTAATGAAAAGTGACTATTGGAAATCGGGCGTTTTTAATAGGCCTAATGGCTTTATTCAAGAGGCCTCTATAGAACTAATAAAAAAATAA
- a CDS encoding ABC transporter permease, whose protein sequence is MAEEKWLYEISSKRKLFDLNLKEVWRYRDLLFLFVKRDIVTVYKQTVLGPLWYFIQPLFTSVIFTLVFNNLGNISTGGIPPFLFNLTGITAWNYFKVCLTGTSNTFSRNQSLFGKVYFPRVIMPMSVTISNLLKFGIQALILIIFYVYYVSTGTAIAPNETLLLFPILLLMMACLGLGAGMIISSLTTKYRDLQVLITFAVGLLMYLSAVPYPLSEANKKFPSYVADFVTFNPVTQIIEGFRYMVLGSGDFTWTGFVYALVCSLVLFFLGLVVFNRTEKSFIDTV, encoded by the coding sequence ATGGCAGAAGAGAAATGGTTATATGAGATTTCGTCTAAACGAAAGTTATTCGACTTAAATCTCAAAGAAGTATGGCGCTACCGCGATCTACTATTTTTATTCGTTAAGCGAGATATTGTAACTGTATATAAACAAACTGTTCTAGGGCCACTTTGGTATTTTATACAACCCTTATTCACATCGGTTATTTTTACGCTTGTCTTCAATAACCTAGGAAATATCAGTACGGGTGGAATTCCTCCTTTTTTATTCAATCTAACTGGAATCACGGCTTGGAACTATTTTAAGGTTTGCCTTACCGGTACGTCTAATACATTTTCACGAAACCAATCGTTGTTCGGCAAAGTGTACTTCCCAAGGGTAATTATGCCAATGTCTGTTACGATTTCAAACTTATTGAAGTTTGGAATACAAGCACTTATATTAATTATATTCTATGTTTATTATGTAAGCACAGGCACAGCTATTGCGCCAAATGAGACGTTACTGCTTTTTCCAATTCTATTGCTTATGATGGCATGTCTTGGTTTGGGAGCTGGAATGATTATTTCTTCATTAACAACCAAATATCGCGACCTTCAAGTACTTATTACGTTTGCTGTTGGTTTACTTATGTATTTGTCTGCAGTGCCGTACCCGCTGAGTGAAGCTAATAAAAAGTTTCCGAGCTATGTTGCAGATTTTGTAACCTTTAATCCGGTAACCCAAATTATTGAAGGGTTTAGATATATGGTGTTGGGGTCGGGAGACTTTACATGGACGGGGTTTGTATATGCGTTGGTGTGTTCATTGGTTTTATTCTTTCTAGGACTAGTTGTCTTTAACAGAACCGAAAAAAGTTTTATAGATACTGTATAA
- a CDS encoding NAD-dependent 4,6-dehydratase LegB: MSTFVNSKKILVTGADGFIGSHLVEYLVGQGHQVKAFCFYNSFNSWGWLDSLPKETLDNIEVFTGDIRDPNGVRTAMKDVSIVYHLAALIAIPFSYHSPDSYIDTNVKGTLNVVQAARDFEIERVLVTSTSEVYGTAQYVPIDEKHPKQPQSPYSASKIGADCIADSFYRSFDLPVTIVRPFNTFGPRQSARAFIPTIITQLLNGFDEIKLGDITPTRDLLYVKDTVRGFETIANTPSLIGHEVNIATNSEITIGEVAERLIKLINPKAKITLDETRLRPEKSEVFRLFGDNTKLMKHTNWKTQYAFNDALQETIDWFANKENLKQYKAGIYNV, translated from the coding sequence ATGTCAACATTTGTAAACTCAAAAAAAATACTTGTTACAGGAGCCGATGGCTTTATTGGCTCACATTTGGTAGAATACCTTGTTGGGCAAGGACATCAGGTTAAGGCGTTCTGCTTCTATAATTCCTTTAACTCTTGGGGTTGGTTAGATAGCCTTCCAAAAGAAACCTTAGATAACATTGAAGTTTTCACAGGCGATATTAGAGACCCCAACGGGGTACGCACAGCTATGAAAGATGTATCGATAGTATATCACTTGGCTGCGTTAATTGCAATTCCTTTTAGCTACCACTCGCCAGATAGTTATATAGATACCAATGTAAAGGGTACATTAAATGTAGTACAGGCAGCCCGTGATTTTGAAATAGAACGCGTTTTAGTTACTTCTACCTCAGAAGTATATGGCACAGCGCAATATGTGCCTATAGACGAAAAGCACCCAAAACAACCACAATCACCCTATTCTGCATCAAAAATAGGCGCAGATTGCATTGCGGACTCGTTTTACCGAAGTTTCGACCTTCCTGTTACTATAGTACGTCCTTTTAATACCTTTGGTCCACGGCAGTCTGCACGCGCTTTTATTCCAACTATTATTACACAATTGCTTAACGGTTTTGATGAAATTAAATTAGGCGATATTACACCAACCCGTGATTTGCTATATGTAAAAGATACAGTACGTGGTTTCGAAACCATCGCTAATACGCCTTCTTTAATTGGGCATGAGGTTAACATTGCTACCAATTCTGAAATTACTATTGGCGAAGTAGCAGAACGTTTAATTAAACTAATTAATCCGAAGGCTAAAATTACCTTAGATGAAACCCGTCTTCGTCCAGAAAAAAGTGAAGTTTTTAGATTGTTTGGAGACAATACCAAACTCATGAAACATACCAACTGGAAAACGCAGTACGCATTCAACGATGCCTTGCAGGAAACCATAGACTGGTTTGCAAACAAAGAAAATTTAAAGCAATACAAAGCGGGTATTTACAATGTATAG